ctgaatgtactctttttccctacaattaaGAACATTTTCCCACTAGATTTTTGCTACATAACCAgattttgatgaggcacccatcctccactggtcatacccttgtgagaTTCTCTACTTGCATCCAGAAGACGTTTAGTTTTGATTTAATGCAACTTTTTGTtagagcaatattagaaaatatgaaaataacacaagaattcctgtaataataatcataaagaaattcacaacatcatatatgaaattaatataaacaactagggataaagttagaaaaactgacaaacttgaagattgaggcttgcataaatgcaatgtcctaaagatagaattttgctcatactcttgtgcttgtagttcggtagaCGTCCGTTTctcaggattcaacaatctataatccaaaataaaaaaacacttcaGTCTTCGAATTCTGgtgaactttatatattccgtactctTAAGACACAACTCGAAATTTGACAAACTAAgaatgagagaaacaaagtggggaaaTCTTATTTCTTAAGAGTAAagattaactctaattttctatcatttaataccaatggtttcatgggtttatatagaatccaatttctacttattaaagagatgtaacttttcatctataaggcctcgtttggcacacCGGATAATACTAATAATACGGAGTACGGTGTTTGATGTCTGTTTGTATTAAATAGCCACCAGATTGTTTGTTGTCTGTTTGTATTAAATAGCCACCGGATTAAACAATCGGGGCTCACCTACTTTATACGGAAAAGACCTACTTGCTTATCCTCTCCAAAACCACAGTACAACTTAGTCGGATGCTCTCTCTTTCCTTTCCAGACGCAGCCACTCTATTTGCTCTAGGTTAGTCTTCTcatgccttcttcttcttcgtttgaATCCCAATTCatattctcatttttcttcttcttcccaggtTCCCTTCCTTCTGTTCTTCCTCTCCCTCTGTTCTTGTTATTTTTCGTTTCCCCTCCCTATGTTCTTTCCCCTCATTCCCACAAATCCCAAAACCCAATTCCTCTGCCGGCCACCATGAATCACAACCACCACCAGGTTCCATCCAACCACCCAGAACAAGACTCTTCTCTCCCTGCATCTTCTTCTGGCTACCGCATGATCTTCATCCCTCTTCTCCATCGCTGCATCTCCGACCTCTACAACCCTCAGTCTGCAACCACCCCCAACGACGCATTTGAGCATTCTTTACATTTGATTGTCGAGTAAAATCCAATTATACCctaaaaaacttttttttttttaaatgcaaaGTGCATAAATGACACTCGatctttttctaattttatgcGATTACCATATGAACTAAACTTTTTAACAATTAACAGCCTTAACTTTACACCACCAAATTGTATAAGGTATGAAGTTATGGGATGCCATTTGCgcaattttttcttaaaagatGAACAAACTAATCGTTgcgagatttttttttttttttcaatacaaaTCCTTGTGGGAATGACGTGGTGCGAAGGATGGCAATTTAATCCGTCAAATTCGATCCCAGCAAGTAACCGACTCTAACAGTTTTGTTTCGGTGATCAAATTTCGGGTTttttacggttatgggtaaccgttggGTAAATTGATCGATTTCAAGTTCggttatggttataggggtATCCACCCCGAACCCATcctgttttcattttttaataaaaaaatataaatatttattatttatatttttttttataaaagaatgaaatccttaatttttttttctccagcAACTTTAATACTTCTTGGGAGACTCcaagggtgtgtttgtttgaccAGATTAGGGaagactggactggactagactaATTGCTAGTGTAGTCCCTTGTTTGGCTGGACAAGGATTAGGTTTAATGAGTTGAGGTCAGACTCGCTTGGATTACATACCTCGCTAGGTGTTCTTAACGAAGATCCCCAATTTCGGCCGGATTACTAAGACCGTCTCCTTCTCTGTCGTCTTCTCCTCGTCTAAGTCTCAGAGCCCCCTCTTCCGTCTTCCTTCTCTGCCAATCTTCCACCTATTCCTCCTCCGACAAGACCCATAACCTCTACCGCCTCTGACCGTTGTGGGCACATATCACCGTAGATGGTTTCGTTGAAACCCAAATCACGAGATCTTTGTGAACCCAGTAGCGGGTGAAGAACATGATTGCGATGGAGGAATTTGAAAAGCCAAGAACGCCGGTGTCCACAACGGCGATGAAGACGGCGAAGCGGCTTGGGGTCACCGCCTAAGATGCTAGGACGCTGGGACCGGCGAAAAAGATGGAGGCAACAGTCTGAGAGGCTCTGATTTGCGGAATTAGAGTTGGTTTTGAGACACTATTTCGACAACGAGACACTCTGCAATTGTGGAATTGGAGTTGTTTTGATCTGATCTCAAATTGTGATCTCAAATTATGGAATTGGTTTTTGAAGAGGAAAGTTTtcagacccaaaaaaaaaaaagagataattaataataaaatattaataaaaagggattaaataatataatattataatttattaattatcctgttttttagtccgacactgccACAAACGTTTCACAAAGTTAGTCCAggttagtctagtctaagccaatcCAACTTAGCCCTTGAAACTAATCCAGTCTAagatagtccggtgcaacaaacgcaccccaAAAGTCTTGAGCGTGCAGTGCAAACTTCAAAGGTTTTTATCTTTATTCCAAAAATTTTAATGGTTTCAAGTTTCAATGAATCATGGAATCTAGAAGAACTCAAAGGTTAGAAAAATGGATCAATACTTCAATTTTGGGAAGGAAACCTATTTGTTCTGTGCTGCTCCTTTACTTGGTCTGTGCAGCTCTTTCTGGAAAAACAATAACAACCAAAATCAGCCACCTCCAAGCCATCACCAACAAAACGGTTTCATTGTTGGTCATCGATTTTGGATTCGGCTGCGGTGGTTGGCGGTGGCGAAATGGGTGACTGGAACCCGGTGTTTACCGCGTGGTCGTCAGATCTTCCAACGACCAATGGTGCATCATTAAGTCTTTTTTATCTAAGGAGATTTCTTCTTTGTCTTATAGCTTAGCTAGgttctatttttctttaatttggtttttatttttggttttgtttgggTGGGTTGTGACATTTACTACGGCTTTAGCATCAGTAGCTAATAGCTaatccttctctttcttctctgtCTGTATGCGTCTTTTAAGGTGTAAAGGATATGAGGGTGTACCAATTAAGGAccagaaattaaattaaatgtttGTTACTTGTTGGTGGTTCTTGATGTTATCATCACATTATAATTGCCATAAATTATAAGGGGCTCTGCTTAATTGGATGCCTGATACTGTGGTGTTGGATAatttttcaaacttagtttggtGCGTAATTCTCGGCCGGTTCATAATGGAAAAATCGTTACCCAATGGATTCGGTTACGGAGAACACCCGTTCGGCTGGTCGAAATGATACAACATATTTGACGTTATAGATTATAAATTCAATCCGAATTGGTTCATGCTATAGATCAGGTAATTATTGAAGACAATCATAAaagcaaacatatatatatatataacaacacTTGAGAAACAGCTGCATACATTGTAAGTTTGCAACttgttatatatatgtaattaaaATTTAGTGATCGTCTGCTTCATATCAATCCCACTCGACCATTCGAAAGCTGCCCTAGGTGCTGTTGCGGAATTCATTGAGGTGCTCCAACCTCCAGGCCATTCCCTGCACCAGTAAAGACTGATtgagaaaaacaaaggaaagcatcgaagaattgaagaattaaaactaaaatcttAACTGAAAGGATGAATGACAAAGACTCCTAGTATGATAATGGCGAAACTTATTCAAATTCATAGTCAGAATATATctgtatatataaaaataatcgTGATACGAAAATCTTACCGTCTATATCAAAGAAGAAGACTTGCTGGAGCGTACCATCATTTACGCACCTCTCAGAAGTCTGAATTCCCTTTTCCTGCACGACCAAATTTGTTCTGACAACTCGCGATTGCGTCGAATagaggaagaaaaatataaataaccaGCAACAAAGGCTAGTCCATAAAAGGGTTTTCATTATCAAAAATCATCCAGCAACAATAAAACATGCATTGCATTGCATATATACCTTGAGggtttgggctaaggatgggaGATTGGAGACAGTGAAGCAGATATGGGGGGTTTGGCCAATGATAtccgatgcctaagtcagtttctctaaaaagagagagaatttaGGGCTTAATTACATACCAAAGCTTACTAGAATTTGGTGGAGAATGAAGTATTTATAGAGAGATAGCTGACCACAAGTGTGTAAGGAGGAGGAAGGACGAGAAGAAACAGTACCACTCGAAATAGCCTTGGCAAACGAACAATACAAAATGATCTACATCTTCATCATGCAAAAAGACACATAAAGGATCCATAGACAGAGTGAATTGTCAAATACGGTCTTTAGTGCTAAGTCTTCCGCTAGCAAATAATTGTGAAGttacaatcatcaataaagaATCCAAAAGAAAGTCTTGAGCTTTTTCCAACCAAAGTTCTTCCGCGTCAAGAAACGTTCTGAATTGAGCTaaacgatttttttttataatttttaaaaaaggtGATTTTTACACTATTTTTTAACTGCTCACACTCTTTTATTTATGACCATCGGACTAAATAAATCAGACGGAATCAACGGTCAGACTTAAATAGGTAAGAGGCTAAAAAATGTATGTGAACAGCACTTCccaattttaaaaagttgaatcGCCAACTTTTATCATAACAAAGGTCCTACCTGATGAGTCAATGTGCCAATTGTGCTATGTTCATGTAAATTGATATTAAAAAGTTGAGACAAAGTTAGTGGCCGTAGTAGCATTACTGTTATCTACAAGATATGCTGTGTGCGTAGCTCAATAATTTATcggtagaatttttttttttttaaatgattagAACAATTTTAAATTATCACCAATAATCTCTACACGAGCAATGACCATCTCTAAAGCGATGAAACCGATTGTTATCTCTCACAATAATTTCTCTACCTACAATTCCAGAAATGAACTTGATTGCACCATGGCAATCCCCACAGATCCTAAGGTTCTTTGTTATCCTTATAGGCACCCCGGGAGGGAGGGATATGAGTCCAAACGCCAGCGCAATCTTCTCGCTGTGGTACCAAACTTCCGacactttctcttcttcctctatATCAAACAGCGCAAAATTGGTGTCGGCAATATAGCCAGCTTCGTCCATTTTCCTCCTTAACTCACTTAGCATTGCCTGAATCTCCGAATTCCTTTCGTGGGAGGTGTCCTTTGCTTGGAAGATGTGGACTGCATTCTTGACTGCGATCCAACTGTAGCCTGCACCCTTTTTGATCCCGACATCTTTCATTCCCTTTCTCACAAGCGTTGCTTCTTCCCACCTGCATTGAGAATTGCCAAACAGAAATCAGTTTGTTTAAACGCCACAAAGCGTGTAGGATTCTAGATAGCAACACTACAATGGGATATTTACCTGCCAGCAGCTGCAAACATGTTAGAAAGCACCACGTGGTTGCCAGAGTCTTTAGGATCGAGTTCAAATAACTTGTCAGCTGCAATCTTCCCCAATTCTGTACTCCTATACATTTTACAAGCCCCAAGAAGTGCCCCCCAAATGGAAATCGTCGGCCGAATTGGCATCTTTGTAATAAACTCGTAAGCTCGCTCTATCATCCCAGCTCGCCCTAGCAAGTCCACAACACATGCATAATGCTCTGCCCCTGGTTCAATTGCATACTTTGCTTTCATTGACTCAAAGATCTGCATCCCCATTTGCACAGCCCCTGCCCTACTACATGCCGATAATACACACACCAATGTAACATAATTTGGTTTAAACTCGTGACTTCGGGTGCACATTTCCTTGAAAAATGCCAAAGCCATATCGGCAAGCCCTTGATGTGCGTACGCACCTACCATTGCGTTCCAAGTGATCAAGTTCCTCGAAGGCATCTCATCAAAGGCACGCTTGGCATCTTCTATGCAGCCACATTTTCCATACATGTCAACAAGTGCACTCCCAACAAATACATTTCCCTCCACACACGCCTTCACTGCAACCGAGTGAACTGACCTACCCTGTTCAAGCCACGCAACCCCAGCACAAGCACTTAGAACACTAGAAACCATGAAGTCAGTCGGCTTAACCCCTTCTTTCATCGCCCGTAAAAAGAACTCGCATGCATTCTCCTCCTCATCATTCTGCACGCACGCAGCCACCATAGAGCACCAAGAAACATCATTCCGCTGACCAATTCCATCAAAAACCGTCATTGAACACTCGACCTCCCGGCACTTCCCATAAAAGTCAATAAGCCCATTTAAAACCGACACATCTTTGCCAAACCCACATCGCATCACAAACCCATGTAACTGTTTCCCGAGCTCCAGACTCGATGTATCCGAACATGCATTGAGAAACGCACAGAACGTAATCGAATTAGGCTCCCCACCCGCCCGCAGAAACTCAATAAACTTGTAAACCGCATTTAGCGGCCGCCCGTCAAGCACCGCATTCGACATGTACGCATTCCACGTCGCAAGGTTTCTCTcgggcatttcatcaaacacattcCGAGCCTCGTCTCGGAGACCCGTCTTGCAGTACATATCAAAAGCGCTGCACCCAACAAAGACATCGCATATCTGCCCGGCCTTGACAGCTAGCGCATGGAGCTGTTTTCCGGTGACAGGCAACCGCAGCAAACCCGAGGCCTTGAAGGCGCAAGGGAAGGTGAAATCGTTGGGCTGGATGGACTCGCGGCGCATGTTAGAGAAGTGGAGGATAGCGGAGGCGAAATGGCCGTTTTGGACAGCACCGGCGATAAGGGAGGTCCAGGTGACGACTGAGCGAGATGGGTTGAGTCGGAGGATGAGTTGGGCTGAGTCGGGGAGGTCGAGTTTGGAGTACATGTTGACGAGGTGGTTGGAGAGGAAGGAGGGGAGAGACGCTCCGAGGGTTCTGATCATGTGGGCATGCGCCGCCCGGCCGAGCAGAGGGGAGTGCGTCGACACGGCGGATTCGACCAGGGAGGCGAGCGTGTTGGGAGCGAGGAATGGCATTGTTAGTAATTAGGGTCATGATTGAGGGGTAGGGAGGGGTTAGTAGTGCATCAGGAGCTGTGAAATTTCTTCACTGGGTTTGTTTCTGAACTGTGGCGGCCTATTATACTAGTGCTTTGCTCAACTACTATTTACATGTTGTAAATTACATTGCTTTATTGGTACTTGGCTACATCTCAAAAAATATATAGAAGTTcttattcaaaattattttttgtcgttttataaaattttatgttattataaattaataggtaaagtacaaaaactatctcaactattaaagtcacgacagtttcatacctcatcttttaaaattgacaatgttataccacatcttacgaatttgtgacaatgtcatacctccgtcttttctgttagtttttctgttaagtgatgacgtgacTTGATTCGAGatctactttctattaaaatattattaaaaactaaaaaacaattatttaatattttttaaatattaaaataataataaaaagtagaaaaaaaaaaaaaaaaaaaacccatcatttcgtccctcccctcccccctcctccctcctccctcctccctcctcttcccatcttcatcttcttcccctacCTGCAAACTCCTCCCTCCTCttcccatcttcatcttcttcccctacctgcaaatcccaaaaaacaaacaaaaaaataaaaaatcaaatttgtctTCCCCCACACCCATactcttctccctcctgcaacccaaaaaaaaaaaaaacccagatcccgtcaACGGGATCTTGGGTACGCAGAGAAGGTGGATGATGGGTGAGGAAAATGACATGAAGAATGGATgagagtggtggatttgggatttgatgggttttcaaatttttttttttttttcctcttcttcttcttccgtaggggagttgatggttttataaaaaaaaaaattctttttttattccttcctcctttttttcctcttcttcttcctccttctccttctccttctccttcttcatcttccGCAGGGACAgggggtgttgatgggttttcaactttttttttttttttccttcctcttcttcttcttcctccttctccttctcccttcttcttccgcgCCGACACCCGggggggatttttttttttgttttttccttcctcctttttttcctcttcttcttcttcttcctcctccttctccttcttgttcttccgcaggtggggttgttgggttttcaaaatttttttttttttttttttttttttggatttgcaggtgaggggaagaaaatgaagatgaggagaagagagaggacgggggagggggagggggagggggagggggagggggaggggagggacgaactgatggttttttttttttttttttaactttttattattattttaatatttaaataatattaaatatatatattttagtttttaataatattttaatgattttttaatagaaagtggaccCCAAATCAAgctacgtcagcatttaactgaaaagtaaacggtcaagtaacggaaggtataacattggatcaaattttaaaaataaggtatgacattgtcaattttaaaagataaggtag
This Pyrus communis chromosome 6, drPyrComm1.1, whole genome shotgun sequence DNA region includes the following protein-coding sequences:
- the LOC137738223 gene encoding pentatricopeptide repeat-containing protein At4g14850; the protein is MPFLAPNTLASLVESAVSTHSPLLGRAAHAHMIRTLGASLPSFLSNHLVNMYSKLDLPDSAQLILRLNPSRSVVTWTSLIAGAVQNGHFASAILHFSNMRRESIQPNDFTFPCAFKASGLLRLPVTGKQLHALAVKAGQICDVFVGCSAFDMYCKTGLRDEARNVFDEMPERNLATWNAYMSNAVLDGRPLNAVYKFIEFLRAGGEPNSITFCAFLNACSDTSSLELGKQLHGFVMRCGFGKDVSVLNGLIDFYGKCREVECSMTVFDGIGQRNDVSWCSMVAACVQNDEEENACEFFLRAMKEGVKPTDFMVSSVLSACAGVAWLEQGRSVHSVAVKACVEGNVFVGSALVDMYGKCGCIEDAKRAFDEMPSRNLITWNAMVGAYAHQGLADMALAFFKEMCTRSHEFKPNYVTLVCVLSACSRAGAVQMGMQIFESMKAKYAIEPGAEHYACVVDLLGRAGMIERAYEFITKMPIRPTISIWGALLGACKMYRSTELGKIAADKLFELDPKDSGNHVVLSNMFAAAGRWEEATLVRKGMKDVGIKKGAGYSWIAVKNAVHIFQAKDTSHERNSEIQAMLSELRRKMDEAGYIADTNFALFDIEEEEKVSEVWYHSEKIALAFGLISLPPGVPIRITKNLRICGDCHGAIKFISGIVGREIIVRDNNRFHRFRDGHCSCRDYW